The Oscarella lobularis chromosome 8, ooOscLobu1.1, whole genome shotgun sequence nucleotide sequence GAAGAACTCATCAGGGCTATCGGAACGAGCATGGGCCTCTTCGGCTTCACGTACACGATCACGTTCAAAGTGGAGCCTCGTCAGCACATCGTCGAGACGTACAACAATTTTAGCTGCAAAGTCGGCGATACGTTGCTGAGTGGAGCAGCGATGAAGGTTGACGCTAGATTAGCATAATTATTGTTGAATTACCTCGtgtgtttttctctttccaagGCCATTGCCGAGAGAAACTTTTCAACGGAAATTTTCTGGTTTCCTTTCAACAGTAATCCGTTTCACGCAGGGGGCTTGGCAAAGATCGCTGAGAAGCAAGAGTACGCCAAGTCGATTGTGGGCACATTGGCAAGCGGCGCCACCTGTCTGAACTTGGACACGGCGGTCGGTGCGTGGAATCCGAACGAGGACGAGATCTTCATCAAAGAAATTAATATGAAACCTGACGGTAGGAAGAATTCGATGAAGAGATCCAACAAAGCAAATTGCAATTGTTTTATTAGGAGAACCGGTTGGGGATCGCTTTTATCAGATCAAGACGGCGAAAGAGTTTTTGCAAGCGAAACTCTTTAAAAGATTTCCTGCCGTGATTGCCAATAATCCTTGGCTCACTCCCCTGTTCACGACGTTCACGAATTCGGCTCAGAAATCTTGCAAGATACCTGGTACTAACATCGAATTGGGCGAGCCGAAACGGTTAGGAAAACGGCGAACTACTGGCTACTTGTATGcagtcattttctttttttcttgatctGACAGGATTGTTCAGGAATTGCCACGCGCAATTCACTACCGACTTTGGGTTCACGAAGGATTTCAAGTGTACGATTTCGAGATGGCTTTTATTGTCAATGACGACTATGAGAACATTGCCCAAGCTTGCAAGGTTTcttaatgaattaattgtATAAATGATCTTTTACCTGCAATTATACTTACGTTTCATTGTCTTTGTTTAGGATGTTGTGGACATTGTTAAGGAGTATGCGGGCAGAAACGAATTTCCTATGTCTCTCGCTCTCGAGATGAGATTTATGTCAGACAGCAAGAGCCTTCTTTGTCCCGCCGTAGTCGGACGCACCAAACCGGACGAAGATGCAATCAAGGTGGCCTACGTCGAAGTCTTGGCTCTTGGAAATTCAACGTCTCGCCCACTTTGGGTTAAATTTACCAAAGAAGTAGCCAAGGTCAGTCAATGAAGAGTACTGCAACAGAAAGATGTAGTTGCGTTTCTCCTAAGAAATGGATGTCCGTTGACGGTGTGAAGCCCTTGCCTCACTGGGCCAAAATGTCTGAGTTGGAACCCACTCCCGAATTGGTGCAATATCTGTGGGAAAACAACGGCAAAAACATGCAGAAATTTCTTGATCTACTCGAAGCGTCGAACGCCGATCCCGGTAAGATGTTTTTTAACGAATATCTGGAGACTATACTGACCAAGCCGAAGTAAAAAATGGAGGCAAGTGCCTCAAGACACGTCAAACCGTGTGTTGTCGTTTTTGTGTGTCTGTGTGAAAGGTACATGTCTAACTAACTGGCGCCAAAAAATCTGCTGTGCTTATACGGGGCTTCCTTTTGAGCCTTCCAGAGTTTTCCGTGTCAAGCGCGACGCGAAAGGCTTACCACGTCCGAACAGCTTACTAGTTGGAGGCTAGCCGTGCCGCACGAGGACTGGCGGACGAGAAAACGGAGGGGGGCTCCTTCGGGGCCACCTCGTGTTCTTACAATTCGACCGGCACAGTTCGAAGACATCTGCTGCTAAGCGAGAGCCCGTCGCGACATCCAGAACGGTGCTTTTTGGCAGCAAGACAGCAAAACAACGCAAAGAAAATAATCCATAGCCAGAACGCGCCTAACGAAACACTTAGGAATCAGTTTCTGCGTACATATTATCTTCGAAGCCTTCCTTCGCGAAGCCTTCCTTCACGAATTTGACCGATGGCACATCTCTAGAAGTCCTAAATCAAACCTTGCTTGGAATAACCACGAATCGCTTTTAGATTTCCTCACTTCTTTCGCCACAAGACAAACAGTAGGAGAAGAACTGCGACCGCAACAACGACAAGCACAGCTATAATGATTCCCGCAATGGCTCCACCAGAAAGCCCTGTATAACAATATACGTCAGttctaaaattcaaattcaaacgGTATCTTCGTTACCTGTGCCTTTAGGCTCTGATTCGATATTACTCGTTCCAGGAGACGATCGTTGTTCCTGAAACGCGCTTAGAACGAAGGGTTCCGTGCCTTCTCTCGCCATGGACATCCTCGATGCACCGTCATAGGAAACGGGCTCCTGACCGGGAGTCAAAATATCGAGCAACTTCTGAATTTTAGATCCGTGACCGAACACGACGGCATCGGCCAAATTGTTCGCGACCGCATCGGTCAGCCGAGACTCGGGCAGACTGTCGTAGAGAGCCACGGCGCCTCCGGTCACGttcaaagaagacgaagaaatattcagtctcgttttctcgccgccACCCGGCGGCAAGTCGACcccgagaagaaaaaaaccggAATCGTCTGTCCGATATCCTTTCAAGTTCCACATCGAAACGTACTGGGACGAAGTGctcgcgaagacgaaaacggtgAAATTGGACAACGACACGTCGCCTCGACCGCCGTCGAAAATCTCGACGAATGCCTCCGGACCGACGGGAAGCACCTCGCTTATGATCACGCCGGCGTTCGTGGCGAGGAGTCGATCGCGTTCGATAGTCGGACACGCTTTCGTATCCTTTCGCGACACGGTCGGCGAAGACGGgcaatcgtttcgacgacgaggagtcGGACGGGACAGGAGGTAAGAAGCGGACGAAATTTGAGTGCAGCAACTGCATCTGCtaatcgattcgtcgtcgtcgctatttTTATTCCAGTCTTCGTTCGCCTGCGACTCGCCGGGCGTCAAGAGGCTCAGGAGCGAACGGTCGCTGCCGTCGTTCGTTCCGTAGACGAGAGCGTCGATCAGGTTCTCGTCGGTCGCTTGCGTATTTTGGGGAAAATCGTAAGGCGAGCCGGCGTAGAGAGCGACGCCGTCCGGACCGTTTTGAATGCTGTGAGCCGGTAAGACCATGTCCGGATCGAGAGATGCGGACCCAATAACAAAATATCCATTCGAGTCGGTCCTGTATCCAGTCAAAGCGACAGTCAAGTACGACTTGTCGTTGAAGTATCCGTTATAGAGCACTAGAACGATGCCGTCCAAAGACGAAGCGCCCTTGCCGCCGTCGTAGagttcgacgaattcgccgtcgtcggcgagtgCCGGCGTATCGGCGTTGATTTCGTTGATCACTATAGCGGACGTGCAGGGAACGGGAAGACGATCGggaggcgacggcgtcgatgcgacgtcgttgcaaACGTTCTCTTCGCCGGGAGTGGGTCGCGCGAGTCGATACAGCGTGCCGTTCAGTCTTTGCagacttccgccgccgcagcgACTGAgagactcgtcgtcgtcgtagtgaAACAGGGGATCTTCGAGGAGTTGATCTTGACCGGGGAGGAGTCGATTTAGAAGGAAGTTGTCGACGTAAGTGCGTGCGCTGTACACTatagcgtcgacgagattttCTCTCGTTGGCCTCGTGTTTACAGGAAAACTAAGCACGAGTCAACGTTTTAGAGGTAAGGAGATTTGTGTGCACTTTACTTACCGTTCGATTGACGATCGATAGATTGCCACCGCATCTGGCccgttttgaagaaaaccGTCGCGGTAGACGAAGTCGGGCCTGGGATTCAATCGTGATGATCCGATGACGAAATAACCTCTGgcattcgttttctttccagCGAGGTCGATGGTCCGGTAGCTCGCATCGGGAGGATCGTCTTGGTTGCCGTTGAACAGGACGACGAGGTAGCCGTCGAGGGATGTGCCTCCTATGCCGCCGTCGTACAATTCCAAAAATTCGTGGCTGTCGGCGTCCGGATCGTCGGCATTCAATTCGTTGATGACGATCAGTGGAGCGTTTTCGGTGAGCGGCGTCGGAAAAGTCGATTTAAAGGCGTCGTTTTTAAACGGTTCTACACTGCCTAATCTTCCCAAAGAATACCCGGGAAGGTAAAGAGCTGGTGCGGAATTTGGGGTGAATACCGACAACAGCGTCGTAGCAGAGACTCTcgttcgagtcgtttcgaagacgacggcatcAGCAAGATTCATCACTAGTGGATTGCTGAAGCTCATAGGGCCATCATACAGAGCAAAGGCTCCGTAAGAAATGTTGGTAAGTAACGCATTCTTTGAAGCGGGCCCCTCCACTGCATCGCTTCCTATAACGAAATACCCTGACGAATTCGTTTTGTATCCGGCCAAGTTCCACTTGCCGACGTATCGAGTACCACTTCCCTCGTACATCACTAGAATCATGCTACCGAGACTCGTGTTCCCTTTGCCGCCGTCATAGAGCTCAACGAATGCATTGACGCCGGATGGCAGAACTTCGTTGATTACTACCTTACGACTTGTTTTTATCAAACCAGATCGACCCACCAGCACGCAATCTTGACGGGAAGTGTTCCGTGGAACCGATGGCATAGACGAGCAATTGTTAGCCATTCCCGGAGTGGGAtgagacaaaagaaaagccCCCAATTGAATAGGAGCGCGTGCAGCGCAACGACTAATAGATTCTTCACCGGGATGATGCAGCCAATCTTCGTTTACCTGCGTTTGTCCTGGCGCCAAGGCGTCCACCAGTCCAACGTCTGTTTGATCGTTGGTTCCGTAGACAACCACGTCGACCAGATTGGTCGAAGAAGCGGCTGTGCCTTGGGGGTAATCGAACGGAGATGCCATGTGCAAGGCCACCGCATCAGCTCCGTTCTGAACAGAATTCCGTGGAAGGACGATGTCCGGTTTCAGAGCTCCAGATCCTAGGATAAAAAGGCCGGTGACCGAGTCGGTTTGATATCCGGTTAGCGGCACTGTCAGATACGAGGCATCCCCGTTTCCATTATACAAGACGACAACTAAGCCGTCTAGAGACGTCCCTCCTATTCCACCGTCAGATAGTTCAATAAATTCGTTAGTGTCCAGCCCTGGCGAATCAGCGTTTATTTCGTTGATGAGAATATTGGATCTGCATGAAACGATCGATGGCTTAGGAGCT carries:
- the LOC136190746 gene encoding uncharacterized protein, whose amino-acid sequence is MDTYRIYVHSGTEGNGSDTNVSVRIIGSAGAMNVSLDRTNVVNPRGRLFYPGSEDVFEVTNSRLGRIDLLEVDHNPAYKLFVNWYVESIAVEDVTTKRTYVFPCNAWFSETKGDCRQSHIFVSRKIVNEPLHLNRDAGVSMMQMTESVTATSKQSDEGFEDMLKVGEPTETAAEGQLEETAVSTSMASMAARTLIKALGFSQTFTNWGGNIVVDTVYTFYPWRLWQVKAIIKCARWARMKVRTIGARHSWTQLYPNEETVLINPVLLRPDEGEPIEYEESSATVKILCNVTTCRAKRDQLEKNYNFMFNTVLGGVTYGGIIGTGCHGVGKHCPAHPDLIEEIQIVNSRGELVTYERSENEELIRAIGTSMGLFGFTYTITFKVEPRQHIVETYNNFSCKVGDTLLSGAAMKAIAERNFSTEIFWFPFNSNPFHAGGLAKIAEKQEYAKSIVGTLASGATCLNLDTAVGAWNPNEDEIFIKEINMKPDGEPVGDRFYQIKTAKEFLQAKLFKRFPAVIANNPWLTPLFTTFTNSAQKSCKIPGTNIELGEPKRIVQELPRAIHYRLWVHEGFQVYDFEMAFIVNDDYENIAQACKDVVDIVKEYAGRNEFPMSLALEMRFMSDSKSLLCPAVVGRTKPDEDAIKVAYVEVLALGNSTSRPLWVKFTKEVAKKWMSVDGVKPLPHWAKMSELEPTPELVQYLWENNGKNMQKFLDLLEASNADPGKMFFNEYLETILTKPK
- the LOC136189755 gene encoding uncharacterized protein, whose product is MISAFVALLFFLTISQSSLGALAQSCQKLDRSIATICTNATFNRIRLPNSLGHQDQKSAATASNKYMSVARSGCSHDFGSFICSSFYPPCGEGGRPLSPCYELCDRIRKDCSAELIGFDLSDVLNCSALTTFDPANITSCYDPSPHLVINEINADSPGSDKEEFIEIYDGGVGSTSLNGFIVVLFNGALSGDASYRTIDLTGWQTSSSGYFLIGNLAISPNLTLPSNFLQNGADAVAIYKAPASSFPSGTKPTQVDLVDAVVYSRSGTIDTALVNALLPNQFQIREDDSFHAMDESISRCYGLYPRNSSAFKLAVYSPGGPNHCFNVPTTAPTSAAPTSAAPTVIPTSGGPKPSVTLCASKVLINEINADSPGSDVQEYIELSDGGIGGTSLDGLILVLYNGNGDQSYLTVSLTGYKTNAKTGLFLLGSTQYHPDIVLPTNSIQNGPDAVALYMASPYDFPSSTPANSTNLVDVVVYGTNDQTDIGLLDALAPGQMQVNEDWNHHPGEESISRCAARAPVQLGAFLLSHPTPGLPNNCLSVPSVSQNIVTKRCPVVGRSALVKTSRNVTINEVVPSGPGAFIELYDGGKGDTNLADLALVVYSGNSSQYVARWNLNGYQTNASGYFVIGKGLVEKDFSKDLSSFVDITYGAVALYDRPVSSRLRVLNLADAIVFSAKNKSISALALLSVLTPNFPAVAYVAGYSIARVGSLKPFDSPAFVIGIPTPLLPNAIPPLLINELNADDPDSDTHEFLELYDGGRGNSPLGGFIIVLFNGRNRNPPDTSYLTINLAGETTNSKGYFVVGSSQVSPKPDLVYRNNFLQNGADAVAIYRASASSFPVGTAPSRVALIDAIVYSKYDSVDPVLVNALLPNQSQVKEDDTFHFDGDESINRCFSQQRLNSSVYRLARPTPGRPNDCNDVPATPAPKPSIVSCRSNILINEINADSPGLDTNEFIELSDGGIGGTSLDGLVVVLYNGNGDASYLTVPLTGYQTDSVTGLFILGSGALKPDIVLPRNSVQNGADAVALHMASPFDYPQGTAASSTNLVDVVVYGTNDQTDVGLVDALAPGQTQVNEDWLHHPGEESISRCAARAPIQLGAFLLSHPTPGMANNCSSMPSVPRNTSRQDCVLVGRSGLIKTSRKVVINEVLPSGVNAFVELYDGGKGNTSLGSMILVMYEGSGTRYVGKWNLAGYKTNSSGYFVIGSDAVEGPASKNALLTNISYGAFALYDGPMSFSNPLVMNLADAVVFETTRTRVSATTLLSVFTPNSAPALYLPGYSLGRLGSVEPFKNDAFKSTFPTPLTENAPLIVINELNADDPDADSHEFLELYDGGIGGTSLDGYLVVLFNGNQDDPPDASYRTIDLAGKKTNARGYFVIGSSRLNPRPDFVYRDGFLQNGPDAVAIYRSSIERFPVNTRPTRENLVDAIVYSARTYVDNFLLNRLLPGQDQLLEDPLFHYDDDESLSRCGGGSLQRLNGTLYRLARPTPGEENVCNDVASTPSPPDRLPVPCTSAIVINEINADTPALADDGEFVELYDGGKGASSLDGIVLVLYNGYFNDKSYLTVALTGYRTDSNGYFVIGSASLDPDMVLPAHSIQNGPDGVALYAGSPYDFPQNTQATDENLIDALVYGTNDGSDRSLLSLLTPGESQANEDWNKNSDDDESISRCSCCTQISSASYLLSRPTPRRRNDCPSSPTVSRKDTKACPTIERDRLLATNAGVIISEVLPVGPEAFVEIFDGGRGDVSLSNFTVFVFASTSSQYVSMWNLKGYRTDDSGFFLLGVDLPPGGGEKTRLNISSSSLNVTGGAVALYDSLPESRLTDAVANNLADAVVFGHGSKIQKLLDILTPGQEPVSYDGASRMSMAREGTEPFVLSAFQEQRSSPGTSNIESEPKGTGLSGGAIAGIIIAVLVVVAVAVLLLLFVLWRKKTSRDVPSVKFVKEGFAKEGFEDNMYAETDS